A genomic stretch from Aedes albopictus strain Foshan chromosome 2, AalbF5, whole genome shotgun sequence includes:
- the LOC109431683 gene encoding pyridoxal kinase, with protein MSADVHRVLSIQSHVVHGYVGNKSAVFPLQVLGFEVDNINSVQFSNHTGYTNGFKGQVLNETELAELFSGLKANDLLNQYTHLLTGYVGNINFLAEIANILKTLRSVNPNLIYVCDPVMGDDGVMYVPQELLPVYRDTIVPLADIVTPNQFEVELLTGKSIKSEQEAWDAVEWFHDKGVKTVAISSSELGGSNDLLALVSHKEGNKSQRYRMVIPKQGNGIRFTGTGDLFAALFLAHSTLSKFDMCATLERTIASLQAVITKTLTYIPEDVKAGKAKVTSTQRELKIIQSKQDIEQPKVTYHCSKV; from the exons atGTCAGCTGATGTGCATCGCGTCCTCTCGATCCAAAGCCATGTAGTGCACGGATACGTTGGTAACAAAAGTGCAGTTTTTCCATTGCAG GTTCTTGGCTTTGAAGTGGACAACATAAATTCGGTGCAGTTCTCGAACCACACTGGCTACACCAATGGCTTCAAGGGTCAAGTGCTGAACGAAACTGAACTTGCTGAGTTATTTTCCGGCCTGAAGGCGAACGACTTACTCAACCAATACACTCATCTCTTGACTGGATATGTCGGCAATATTAACTTCCTGGCGGAAATTGCCAACATCCTTAAAACTCTGCGATCCGTCAATCCAAACCTTATCTATG TCTGCGATCCAGTGATGGGTGATGATGGCGTCATGTATGTACCGCAGGAACTGCTTCCAGTCTACCGGGATACGATTGTACCGTTGGCAGACATTGTGACCCCGAACCAGTTCGAGGTCGAACTACTCACCGGCAAAAGCATAAAATCTGAACAAGAAGCATGGGATGCCGTCGAATGGTTCCACGACAAAGGCGTGAAGACTGTGGCCATTTCCTCGTCCGAGCTTGGCGGATCCAACGATTTGCTGGCGCTGGTTAGCCATAAAGAAG GAAACAAATCTCAACGTTATCGCATGGTAATACCGAAGCAGGGTAACGGAATTCGTTTTACCGGCACGGGTGATCTTTTCGCAGCACTATTCCTGGCGCATTCTACCTTGAGCAAATTTGATATGTGTGCCACCCTGGAGCGAACGATCGCTAGTTTGCAAGCAGTCATCACCAAAACACTAACTTACATTCCCGAAGATGTGAAGGCCGGAAAGGCGAAGGTGACTTCTACGCAGCGTgagctgaaaattatccaaagtaAGCAAGATATCGAACAACCAAAGGTTACATATCACTGTTCTAAAGTTTGA